A DNA window from Parabacteroides johnsonii DSM 18315 contains the following coding sequences:
- a CDS encoding FtsB family cell division protein, with amino-acid sequence MSRIKDFYNKYLSRINAYWLVTIVFFALTFAMGDSSLYKRYTYDEKIRSLEKEIKHYQKEIEINSKKLNDLHTDKEGLERFAREEYFMKKPNEDVYIIKNK; translated from the coding sequence ATGTCACGCATAAAAGACTTTTACAACAAGTATCTATCCAGGATCAATGCCTACTGGCTGGTAACCATAGTGTTCTTCGCTCTGACTTTTGCAATGGGCGATAGTAGTCTGTATAAGCGTTATACCTATGATGAAAAGATTCGTAGCCTGGAAAAAGAAATCAAGCATTACCAGAAGGAGATCGAAATCAACAGCAAAAAGCTGAACGATCTGCATACGGATAAGGAAGGCCTCGAGCGCTTTGCCCGTGAAGAATATTTCATGAAAAAGCCGAACGAGGATGTATATATTATTAAGAATAAGTAA